The Fervidibacillus albus genome contains a region encoding:
- the mutY gene encoding A/G-specific adenine glycosylase, with the protein MKETASKHVENFPIHSFQRALIDWFKTEGRDLPWRKDRDPYKVWVSEVMLQQTRVDTVIPYFHNFLERFPTIDDLASADEQTLLKAWEGLGYYSRVKNLHAAVKEVKSRYGGVVPKDKEAFSQLKGVGPYTTGAVLSIAYGLPLPAVDGNVMRVLSRIFLIEEDISKGRTKKLFEEIAQRIVSVDDPSSFNQGLMELGALICKPTNPACLLCPVKDFCIAYERGREKDLPVKTKGKKGKTIQMTAAVLQSTDGAKVLLRKRPSKGLLADLWEFPGEEQTGGDFTNMLTEYEQTLLKKHQITANLTEPLCHVEHVFSHLTWKINAFVGVVDRIMKETAELKMVAIDEIEHYPLPVPHQKIWKQYVLRRETEESDG; encoded by the coding sequence GTGAAAGAAACCGCATCGAAACACGTGGAAAATTTTCCGATACATTCATTTCAACGGGCATTGATCGATTGGTTTAAAACGGAAGGAAGGGACTTACCTTGGCGAAAGGATCGTGACCCGTATAAAGTGTGGGTTTCGGAAGTGATGTTACAGCAAACGCGGGTAGATACCGTTATTCCATATTTTCACAACTTTTTAGAACGATTTCCGACCATCGACGACTTAGCATCCGCCGATGAACAAACCCTTTTGAAAGCATGGGAAGGACTCGGCTATTATTCCCGTGTGAAAAATTTACATGCCGCTGTGAAAGAAGTAAAAAGTCGTTACGGCGGGGTTGTCCCTAAGGATAAGGAAGCCTTCAGCCAATTGAAAGGGGTTGGACCGTATACAACCGGTGCGGTATTAAGCATCGCATACGGATTACCACTTCCTGCCGTTGATGGAAATGTTATGCGCGTTTTATCGAGAATTTTTCTCATTGAAGAAGATATTTCGAAGGGACGGACAAAAAAATTATTTGAAGAAATCGCTCAACGAATTGTTTCCGTCGATGATCCATCTAGCTTTAATCAAGGTTTAATGGAACTCGGTGCATTGATTTGTAAACCAACTAATCCTGCGTGTTTATTATGTCCAGTAAAAGATTTTTGTATAGCGTATGAAAGGGGAAGGGAAAAGGATTTACCGGTAAAAACAAAGGGGAAAAAAGGAAAAACGATTCAAATGACAGCAGCGGTTTTACAATCAACCGATGGAGCAAAAGTGCTACTTCGGAAACGACCATCGAAAGGTCTTCTCGCAGATCTTTGGGAATTTCCCGGCGAAGAACAAACGGGGGGAGATTTTACAAATATGCTCACGGAATATGAACAAACATTGTTAAAAAAACATCAAATTACAGCTAATCTCACCGAACCCCTTTGTCACGTTGAACACGTTTTTTCTCATTTGACATGGAAAATAAATGCTTTCGTCGGTGTCGTTGATCGAATTATGAAAGAAACGGCGGAATTAAAAATGGTTGCGATCGACGAAATCGAACATTACCCATTACCCGTCCCACACCAAAAAATTTGGAAACAATACGTTTTGCGAAGGGAAACAGAAGAATCGGACGGATGA
- a CDS encoding metal-dependent hydrolase, with translation MDTGTHFVMGIALGGLATIDPVVFNSAETTQAVFFATIIGSQIPDVDTVLKFKNNAAYIRNHRGITHSVPAVILWPIFLLAFLYPIFPESNVLHLWLWTSIAVFLHVFVDIFNAYGTQALRPFSSKWVALGWINTFDIFLFSILSFGGLLWLFGADPRDVFPAIFAAITAYYLLRYTVRKTIYETIKRRFPDAEKIILNPTFRFFRWRIAVITKEKFYVARAYRREIYLLDEYKRLPLPDDPMMEVAKTDKNVAAFLSFSPVYRWEMEKEGDVTEIRFIDLRYRSKHHYPFVAIVQLDDSLNILSSYTGWIYNVDKLKKKFETIPG, from the coding sequence GTGGATACTGGCACACATTTCGTAATGGGCATTGCCTTAGGTGGATTAGCAACGATTGACCCGGTCGTTTTCAATAGTGCAGAAACTACCCAGGCGGTATTCTTTGCCACGATTATCGGCTCGCAAATCCCCGATGTGGATACGGTGTTAAAATTTAAAAATAATGCAGCGTATATTCGCAACCATCGTGGGATTACCCATTCCGTTCCTGCCGTTATTTTATGGCCAATTTTTCTTTTAGCTTTTTTGTACCCAATATTTCCAGAGTCAAACGTTCTACATCTTTGGTTGTGGACGTCGATTGCCGTATTTTTACACGTGTTCGTTGATATTTTTAACGCTTATGGAACACAAGCATTACGCCCTTTTTCTTCCAAATGGGTAGCCCTCGGGTGGATTAACACTTTCGATATTTTTCTATTTTCCATTCTTTCGTTCGGCGGTTTGTTATGGTTGTTCGGAGCGGATCCAAGGGACGTATTTCCCGCTATATTCGCAGCCATTACCGCGTATTATTTGCTACGGTACACGGTTCGAAAAACGATTTACGAGACGATTAAAAGGCGTTTTCCCGACGCAGAAAAAATAATTCTGAATCCGACGTTTCGGTTTTTCCGCTGGCGAATTGCCGTAATCACAAAGGAAAAGTTTTATGTTGCCCGGGCGTATCGAAGGGAAATTTATTTGTTGGATGAATATAAGCGCCTTCCCCTTCCAGATGATCCGATGATGGAAGTTGCTAAAACGGATAAAAACGTAGCAGCCTTCTTGTCCTTTTCTCCCGTCTATCGTTGGGAAATGGAAAAGGAAGGGGATGTGACAGAAATTCGTTTTATCGACTTACGTTACAGAAGCAAACATCATTATCCGTTCGTCGCCATCGTGCAACTGGACGATTCGTTAAACATCCTTTCTTCCTATACAGGTTGGATTTACAACGTGGATAAATTGAAAAAAAAGTTTGAAACGATTCCCGGATAA